In the genome of Pempheris klunzingeri isolate RE-2024b chromosome 11, fPemKlu1.hap1, whole genome shotgun sequence, one region contains:
- the LOC139210135 gene encoding uncharacterized protein → MTQLTKSDSGRYRCALERPLFTDPFRTFEVIVTDAPTTSKPNTTVPSFPTSSPSASTQTTTQSLSSNPRGSTPSTTNDEWLYVGLTLAIMIVLLSLAVLIYCRRRASEPKGPPVDTEYASVTESNRAYEDIREYRQNRSLPVGISSVYPTAKYTKPNAAESNDNHSFGTTAGSRNTAEDNGSKLTYAEVKFYDRAAGSSHSAPSGDANDVVYAVPRVAVRHVEDDVPVYSTVT, encoded by the exons ATGACACAGCTGACCAAGTCTGACTCAGGACGGTACAGGTGTGCTCTGGAGAGACCTTTATTCACAGATCCCTTCAGGACTTTTGAAGTTATTGTCACAGATG CTCCGACCACCTCGAAACCGAACACAACTGTACCGTCTTTTCCAACATCCTCCCCATCGGCCTCGACTCAAACGACAACACAGAGCTTAAGCTCCAATCCACGAGGCTCCACACCCTCAACAACTAATG ATGAATGGCTGTATGTGGGTCTGACTCTGGCCATCATGATCGTGCTGTTATCACTGGCTGTGCTGATATACTGCAGGAGGAGAGCATCTGAACCCAAGG GGCCTCCTGTGGACACAGAGTATGCTTCTGTCACAGAG AGTAACCGAGCGTATGAGGACATCAGAGAGTACAGACAGAACAGATCTCTTCCTGTGGGAATCTCTTCAGTCTACCCGACGGCCAAATACACCAAACCAAACGCAGCTGAATCCAATGACAACCACAGCTTTGGCACCACAGCCGGTTCTCGAAATACA GCCGAAGACAACGGCAGTAAACTCACCTATGCTGAGGTGAAGTTTTACGACCGAGCCGCTGGCTCGTCCCACAGCGCCCCCAGTGGCGACGCCAATGATGTTGTCTACGCTGTGCCTCGTGTAGCAGTGCGCCATGTCGAAGATGATGTGCCTGTGTACTCCACTGTCACTTAG